Proteins encoded by one window of Desulfobotulus pelophilus:
- a CDS encoding glycosyltransferase family 4 protein, with amino-acid sequence MRVAIIGSTAETLLGFRSGLIRDLVSQGYEVYAFASDFHDIAVMNKISLLGAVPVPYTLSRSGLNPLKDLFNTVKLASLLRKKRIDIVFSYFAKPVVFGILAAVMAGVKRRIGMLEGLGYVFTDRPEGLSVRRRFLKFVQVFLYRIAFLFAEKIIFLNQDDFNDLITVYGIKVKQICILGGIGLDLFSYPYTPPSQNPVSFIFVGRMLAEKGVHEYVAAAKIVKAVYPKAHFVMLGGLDKNNPGGITESRLKDLMASGTIEYPGHVSNVVEWVARSSVFVLPSYREGLPRSTQEAMAIGRAVITTDVPGCRETVTQGVNGFMVPPWSPDELAEKMIYFIENPEEILRMGLESYQIAREKFDEKKVNHKLISLIKEP; translated from the coding sequence ATGAGAGTGGCTATAATCGGAAGCACAGCTGAAACCCTCCTGGGATTCCGTTCCGGTCTTATCCGAGACCTCGTTTCCCAAGGTTATGAGGTATATGCCTTTGCCTCGGATTTTCATGATATAGCGGTAATGAACAAAATTTCTTTACTCGGCGCTGTGCCTGTTCCCTATACTCTGAGCCGGTCTGGTCTGAATCCTTTAAAGGATCTTTTTAATACCGTAAAGCTGGCTTCATTGTTAAGAAAAAAGCGTATAGATATTGTTTTTTCATATTTTGCAAAGCCAGTGGTTTTCGGTATTTTAGCCGCAGTTATGGCGGGTGTGAAAAGGCGCATAGGCATGCTGGAAGGGCTTGGATATGTCTTTACAGACAGGCCGGAAGGTTTGTCCGTTAGAAGGCGTTTTTTAAAATTTGTTCAGGTTTTTTTATACAGAATAGCCTTTTTGTTTGCTGAAAAAATTATTTTTCTCAATCAGGATGATTTTAATGATCTGATTACAGTCTATGGTATCAAAGTAAAACAAATTTGTATTTTAGGCGGTATTGGACTGGATCTTTTCAGTTATCCCTACACCCCACCTTCACAGAATCCGGTCTCTTTTATTTTTGTTGGTCGTATGCTGGCGGAAAAAGGTGTGCATGAATATGTGGCTGCGGCAAAAATAGTGAAGGCCGTTTATCCAAAAGCCCATTTTGTTATGCTGGGAGGGCTGGATAAAAATAATCCGGGTGGTATCACCGAAAGCAGGCTGAAAGATCTGATGGCAAGCGGTACTATTGAGTATCCGGGCCATGTGAGTAACGTTGTTGAATGGGTTGCCCGTTCCAGTGTATTTGTTCTGCCATCCTACAGAGAGGGTCTTCCACGAAGTACACAGGAAGCAATGGCCATCGGCAGGGCCGTCATTACCACTGACGTACCCGGTTGCAGGGAAACGGTTACACAGGGAGTCAATGGTTTTATGGTGCCGCCCTGGTCGCCGGATGAACTGGCGGAAAAAATGATATACTTCATAGAAAATCCGGAAGAAATTTTGAGAATGGGACTGGAAAGTTATCAGATTGCAAGGGAAAAGTTTGATGAAAAAAAAGTCAATCATAAACTGATCTCTCTTATAAAAGAGCCATAG
- a CDS encoding glycosyltransferase family 4 protein, whose product MKICSEQKCIWIINEYAGSPEHGLHFRHYSLAREFIRHGYNVVIISASYSHLLRNPPRTRGWFTKEIIDGISYIWVKVPSYDRSHSPVRLLKWLVFSASLFFLPRLPRPQAIIVAPTATYPILPAYFLSRKNHCRFIVEIKDVWPQTIMELANVSKFHPLIVSMAWMEKFGIEKACKVTSNLPNYGNYLREKGMDTDFEYIPNGVDFHEISENEPLRPSVEKLLPSTGFIIGYAGTLGCANALDYLIGAASQITNPDIHFVIVGKGQEKKRLERLAAGLKNVSFLPNIPKKQVPSLLARFDVCYIGWNVLNIYNYGVAANKIFEYMYAEKPVLHSYSNGFDLIKEAECGITVEAENPNAIAEGILRLYEFPEKKRREMGRNGKKFVMENHSYEKLANKYIKIFE is encoded by the coding sequence ATGAAAATATGCTCGGAACAAAAATGCATATGGATCATCAATGAATATGCCGGTAGTCCGGAACATGGCCTTCATTTCAGGCATTACAGTCTGGCCCGAGAGTTTATCAGGCATGGCTATAATGTGGTTATTATTTCCGCATCCTACTCGCATCTCTTGCGGAATCCTCCGCGGACCCGTGGCTGGTTTACGAAGGAAATCATTGATGGCATCAGTTATATATGGGTTAAGGTGCCCTCCTATGACCGGTCCCATAGTCCTGTACGCTTGCTGAAGTGGCTTGTTTTTTCTGCAAGCCTCTTTTTTTTGCCCCGATTGCCAAGACCGCAGGCAATTATCGTGGCTCCAACGGCAACGTATCCCATTCTGCCTGCCTATTTTTTATCCAGAAAAAACCACTGTCGTTTCATCGTTGAAATTAAGGATGTCTGGCCCCAGACCATAATGGAGCTGGCCAATGTATCCAAATTTCATCCCTTGATTGTTTCTATGGCATGGATGGAAAAATTTGGAATTGAGAAAGCTTGTAAGGTAACCTCAAACCTTCCTAACTATGGCAATTATCTGCGCGAGAAGGGAATGGATACGGATTTTGAATATATACCCAATGGTGTAGATTTTCACGAAATATCAGAAAATGAGCCACTAAGGCCTTCTGTGGAGAAATTGTTGCCTTCAACTGGATTTATCATCGGGTATGCAGGAACACTAGGATGTGCTAATGCTCTTGATTATTTGATTGGCGCTGCCAGTCAAATCACCAACCCTGATATACACTTTGTTATTGTAGGTAAGGGGCAGGAAAAAAAGAGACTGGAAAGATTGGCTGCTGGCTTGAAAAATGTTTCGTTTCTTCCCAACATTCCTAAAAAACAGGTTCCTTCGCTCCTTGCAAGATTTGATGTCTGCTATATAGGATGGAATGTTTTAAATATCTATAACTACGGGGTGGCAGCAAATAAAATTTTTGAATATATGTATGCAGAAAAGCCAGTTTTGCATTCTTACAGCAATGGCTTTGATTTGATTAAAGAAGCAGAATGCGGAATAACAGTGGAAGCGGAAAATCCGAATGCCATTGCTGAAGGAATTCTTCGTTTGTATGAATTCCCTGAAAAAAAGCGCCGAGAAATGGGAAGGAATGGCAAAAAATTTGTCATGGAAAATCATTCCTATGAAAAACTGGCCAACAAATATATAAAAATTTTTGAATGA